The Pyrus communis chromosome 5, drPyrComm1.1, whole genome shotgun sequence region aaaaaaaaacagattttaaaaTCAGGACTCCATAAAATCAATTTCagatttaatttttcattttcacattttctcttgtttctctACCCAAAGTATCAATCACTCTTCCGTCCCAAAATCCAATATATGGGATCTCTTGACTTCGATAAAATATCGCTTGATTTTTACATTGCGGATTCAGTGGTTCAGTCTCAAAAATTATCActgaaaaaatgtaaaaaaaaaatcacttgtaATCTCATTGCTTCGTGACGAAGAAACAATGCTGTTGAGTTTGGATTTATATATCATTCCTTCGGAAACATGCAAGCTTAACCAATGGCCTTTTAAGATAGTCGGATCCAataatttggtttggtttgtagTTTTTTGCGGATTTGGAAAAAGAATAGCAGGTAGTTAAACATCTGATAACTGACAAGTTAAAGTTTAGATTGTTTCTTCACAATGAATTGAGCTAAGCTCAAAAGAAACAGTTTCTCCACAAATTCATACATGAAAAGGTAATGGAAAATATCACCCCATGTTACTACCAACAGAAAATGTTGCTTACTATATTTTGAAGAGAGTATAGCAGGTAGGCAATAATCTGATAAGTAGTGTCATGTTCTTGCGTCTCCCTAGGCCTCATAACTAGTGGCAAATGTATATATTTTGAAAGGGTAAGATATGTTGGATTTTTAGATCGCCGAGTTCGCTTCATTCTAACGACACTGATACTGTTTCCAACTTTAACACCTGCctaatccgtcaggtgtggggttttaccacaaaagatCTTGATATTAGTTAAAGTAGGGTAATCCTATTTAAACCCATTGGATTTCTTTGAACCCCGATGTGGGACTTTAACAAGATATGTTTTAGATAATTCATGAATTCATATTCAAAAAGCGCAtatactttactaaggaaaggCTGATTTTACCTTCTTGATATCCAGCGACATTTGGAATAAACGAGGCACTTCTAGCTCGATCTCTAGCTTCATATGCTCAAATGTAACAGCAGGTTATCATATAAGGATTCCTATTACACCAATTccaattactttagtctaaagaagcTGGCAAAATTGCACTGTagaaatgaacagtgttttgggccgaatttcactttatttacgAGGTTGCCACTGACTCTCTCTGCCGTTGATCATGATACCTGCGTGTTGATGATCGTGGAAAGGCAGGGTGCGATCGTCACTTTACCATTCTCTTcctcccctttctctctccctcagaTCCCATCTGCTCACCTAAAATCCCCAGATCGAACATCCTCcatctcaaataaaaaaactttccCCCTTCAAAACCCATAGAATCAGCACTTATGGAATAATCATGGATTTTTGTTGAGGTAATTTGACTGTTTCCTCATCTGTAATTGGTTTCTGTTAGTTTattgttcttgaattttaatttttctattttccaaCTTGGAACAGTCGACCTTCTGGTGATAAAATCGTGATGTGACCATCGTATTCTCTCTCACGGCTCACAACGATGAAATCGCACAGGACTTCGTTGATTTCTGTCAACTCCGACCACGACCAGTGTCATGTAAGCTATCAATTACCCCCTCTcgatcttctttttcttcttccgcTTCTCCCTGCGCATTCCAGTTTGACTGTATGTGTTCTGGATGCATCTTGATTTCCTTAGTATGATTAGACGATTCGGATACGCCTAATAAACAAACCTAATTTGCCTCGCGCGTTCAGTCATCTCATTCCTTCGTCTAAAACCTCACACAGAGACAGAGAtcccccaaaaccctaaacgcccaaaggtaattttgtttaatttttcaattagttttaattatcTGACGAATACCTAGCATAAAttcactctctctctactctaaatgcatttaatttttttgttttaattttttgcagtATTAATCACAAAGTTACGGAGCTGAAATTGCAAACGCTATCATGGCTACCTTAAAAAATGTAAGCTTGAAATTTTTAGGTTCTGTTTGGTTGTTGGAAAACTGAATCAAAgaggtttttttgtttgtttgtttgttttgttttgttaattatctcGGAGAAGTAGTTGATTGTTgtgtttctgaaaatttgaaaacagaagaagaacgTGTTTGTGAAGTCAGTTTTGACGAAGAAGCAGGCTAATATGGACCATATCACAGGGGATAAAATCCCAAGGAGGTTTGTGTTTTCCAGATGCAAGTTGCCTGGTCCTCTGAAGCAGCTTCAAGCTGATTTGAGGAAACTGGTGCTTCCCTACACTGCCTTTAAGCTTAAGGTATGCAAATATTCGTTCCGgtcttaatatattttgcaatgctttatgatatttgatttgtttatattttaattgatttgaaGAGCTGATGAAAATGAGAAGTAAGAATCTGAAGTAAAGAGCTGAGCTTTTTCCGCAATGTTTTTGCAGGAGAAGAGGCGGAACAATCTTAGAGACTTTTTTAATGTGGCTGGGCCTATGGGGGTTACACATTTCCTCATGTTGTCGAAAACTCCAACTGCGCCATACCTTAGGTTTGTGAGGACACCTCAAGGCTCAACGCTATTTTCATAAGATATGCAGTGGGTTCCATTTCTAATGTCTTTGTGGGTTTTCAGGGGTGCAGATCCTAATTGACAAGGAAGAACAGAAACGGATATAACAACAGTGAGACCGAATGGGAGATCCAATGAAAAAAAACAGCAATGGATAAACCGAGGCCGGTAGATTTCAACTGCCTCACAACCGCCGCCAGAGAGGTCAGGTTGTCCAGAGCACTACCTCTTCCTCCGCCAACACCGCTGTGTCAGATGTTAAGCTGCAGCTCCAGGAGGACCACAGCAATGGCTTCAATCCCATCCTCCACTTTTGCTTCTGGTGAGTGTATTTTAAGCGCTTTTGCCAAAAATCTGCTTATTTACTTGGTTTTTGTGGGTTTTATTAAAATTGTATGGTTGTTGTTGTAGCGTAAAAAAGTTTGCATCTTTGCATTGATATTTGGAGCACCACACGGTATTTGGATTTGGGGTTGCATAGAAATTGAGTAATTGAAATGTATTAGATATCCAATGGAAAATTTCCAGTTATTAGATATCCAATTTGATATTTGGCGGGTAAATTTCCATTCTTTAGATTAGGGTGCACAACAGTTGATAAGAGGATAAgttagaaatggagagatgaaATGTATTAACTTTTATGACTAATTTCCAAAGAAATTGCAATCTGCCAATGTAAAACGGTCAGTTATTTAATATCCGGTTTCATTTATAGTAGAAAAGGCAATGGATAAGAGAGATGATGgttaaatttgtatttgttaTGTTAACTATTTGAAGTCTAGAATCTAAAGTTAATATATTTGTTATGTTAAATGTCGTATGAAATATTTATTGTTGAAATCTTCTTGGTGCTTTGTTTTATAAAAGATTCAGGATGGGGATAATTTAGCTGTCATTGATTGGCAtcgttttttaagttttttgtttgtagGATCGACTTGGGAAAGAACAGAGGAGAGCACAAGCATTATCAATTTATTTGCTATAGTATTGTCCCTCTTCCTCTGGCCTTCTGAAGTGTTTCCATTCCAGTGTCACCATCTTTTGTTTCATTCATTTGTAGAatatattcttcttttttctataCCTTTATTACCTCCTTTT contains the following coding sequences:
- the LOC137733851 gene encoding peter Pan-like protein, with the protein product MATLKNKKNVFVKSVLTKKQANMDHITGDKIPRRFVFSRCKLPGPLKQLQADLRKLVLPYTAFKLKEKRRNNLRDFFNVAGPMGVTHFLMLSKTPTAPYLRGADPN